In Nostoc sp. UHCC 0926, a single genomic region encodes these proteins:
- a CDS encoding type II toxin-antitoxin system RelE/ParE family toxin, giving the protein MRTVVLASSFKRAFKRLVRRQPELQERIEERLALLSVDPFDPLLQTHKLKGKLSGAWACSVDYDCRMSMLQGELLNIGLLIHK; this is encoded by the coding sequence GTGAGAACTGTAGTTCTGGCATCATCGTTTAAACGAGCATTTAAGCGATTGGTACGACGACAGCCAGAATTACAAGAGCGAATTGAAGAACGGTTAGCACTACTAAGCGTCGATCCATTTGATCCATTGTTGCAGACCCATAAACTTAAAGGCAAACTGTCTGGAGCTTGGGCGTGTTCAGTGGACTATGATTGTCGCATGAGTATGCTGCAAGGGGAATTGCTGAATATTGGATTGTTGATCCACAAATGA
- a CDS encoding S9 family peptidase, with translation MSSAQAPSLPPLIPREILFGNPEKTSPQLSPDGKYLAYIAPDEKNVLQVWLRTIGQEDDQILTADKKRGIRIFFWTYNADQLIYMQDSDGDENFHLHLVNIHSKIVRDLTPFQGVKAELVELEPKFPDQMLVALNLNNPQKFDVYRINLKNGAVEFDTDNPGNIISWTSDADFQVRAATASTPDGGYDLLLQKPDKQWEILRHWGPEEEGNSVSFSDDGKTLYIQGNHDANAKRLLAVDLDTRQETVIAEDEQYDVVGIIIQPLTRVIQAVSFYKDKQEWQVIDRSIAADFEQIAKVRSGEFSIISRDLEDKTWLVAYRTDNGPVYYYAYNRESKTSTFLFSNQPKLEALQLASMQPISYEARDGLTIHSYLTTPVGIPTQNLPTVLLVHGGPWARDTWGFSPTTQWLANRGYAVLQVNFRGSTGYGKAFLNAGNREWAGTMHDDLIDSVNWLVEQGISDPQKIAIMGGSYGGYATLVGLTFTPEIFAAGVDIVGPSSLITLIETIPPYWEPIKAMLYHRVGNLETEEEFLKSRSPLFFVDRIQKPLLIGQGANDPRVKQSESDQIVNAMQEAGLPVQYALYTDEGHGFARPENRLHFFAIAEEFLAKYIGGRFEPLADIPGHSGIIK, from the coding sequence ATGTCATCTGCTCAAGCGCCCTCCCTACCACCGTTGATTCCGCGCGAAATTCTGTTTGGGAATCCCGAAAAAACTAGCCCACAACTCTCGCCTGATGGCAAGTACTTGGCATATATTGCCCCCGATGAGAAAAATGTCTTGCAGGTATGGTTGCGAACTATAGGACAAGAAGACGACCAGATACTAACTGCCGACAAAAAGCGCGGTATCCGCATTTTCTTCTGGACTTATAACGCCGACCAGTTGATTTATATGCAAGACTCGGATGGCGACGAGAACTTTCACCTCCACTTAGTTAATATTCACTCCAAAATTGTGCGTGACTTAACGCCATTCCAGGGTGTGAAAGCCGAACTTGTGGAACTGGAACCTAAATTTCCAGATCAAATGCTAGTAGCGTTGAACTTGAACAATCCCCAAAAGTTTGACGTTTACCGCATTAACCTAAAGAATGGTGCAGTGGAGTTCGACACTGACAACCCCGGTAATATTATCAGTTGGACATCTGATGCCGATTTCCAAGTACGTGCAGCGACAGCTAGTACACCCGATGGTGGTTACGATTTGTTGTTGCAGAAACCAGATAAACAGTGGGAAATCCTCCGTCACTGGGGGCCAGAAGAGGAAGGGAATTCTGTTAGCTTCTCAGATGATGGCAAAACCCTTTACATTCAAGGGAATCATGATGCTAACGCCAAACGTCTGCTAGCTGTTGACCTAGACACCCGTCAAGAAACCGTCATTGCTGAAGATGAGCAGTATGATGTCGTGGGGATAATTATTCAGCCACTAACGCGAGTTATCCAAGCAGTTTCTTTCTACAAAGATAAACAGGAATGGCAGGTAATCGATCGCAGTATCGCCGCTGATTTTGAGCAAATTGCCAAGGTGCGTTCTGGAGAATTCTCTATAATTAGCCGCGACTTGGAAGATAAAACCTGGTTAGTAGCTTATAGAACTGACAATGGCCCAGTTTATTACTATGCCTATAACCGAGAGTCCAAAACTAGCACTTTCCTTTTTAGTAACCAACCCAAACTCGAAGCGTTGCAGTTAGCTTCAATGCAACCGATTTCTTACGAAGCGCGGGATGGCTTAACTATCCACAGTTACTTAACAACTCCTGTAGGAATACCGACGCAGAATCTCCCAACAGTCCTGCTGGTTCACGGCGGCCCTTGGGCGCGGGATACTTGGGGTTTCTCTCCCACAACGCAATGGCTAGCTAATCGTGGTTATGCTGTTCTGCAAGTGAACTTTCGCGGTTCCACTGGCTACGGCAAAGCATTTTTGAATGCTGGTAATCGGGAATGGGCTGGCACAATGCACGATGACTTAATTGACAGCGTGAACTGGCTAGTAGAACAAGGCATTTCTGACCCGCAAAAGATTGCGATTATGGGCGGTTCTTATGGAGGTTATGCCACCTTAGTGGGGTTGACTTTTACACCTGAAATCTTTGCTGCTGGTGTGGATATTGTCGGGCCAAGTAGCTTGATTACGCTGATAGAAACTATACCGCCTTATTGGGAACCGATCAAAGCAATGCTTTATCATCGCGTTGGTAATTTAGAGACAGAAGAGGAGTTTCTCAAATCGCGATCGCCTTTATTCTTCGTTGACCGCATTCAAAAACCTTTACTGATTGGTCAAGGTGCAAACGATCCTAGAGTTAAACAATCAGAAAGTGATCAAATTGTCAACGCAATGCAGGAGGCTGGTTTGCCAGTGCAATATGCACTTTACACAGATGAAGGACATGGTTTTGCCAGACCAGAAAATCGGTTACACTTTTTTGCGATCGCAGAAGAGTTTCTCGCCAAATACATAGGCGGAAGATTTGAACCTTTGGCAGATATCCCTGGTCATTCAGGAATAATTAAATAA